CCAGAAATTTTAAACCAGGAAGTATACGATGAGATCTTTAAAATTACAGATGAGCAAGCGTACGATGTGACGCGCAGTCTGGCTCGTGAAGAGGGAATCTTAGTAGGTCCTTCAGCAGGTGCAGCCGTCTATGCAGCAATTGAAGTAGCCAAACGCAAACAGCCCGGAGAAGCGATCGTGGTAATTGCTCCAGACACAGGGGAGCGTTATCTTTCAGGCGATTTATTCCGTTTCTAAAACGATAGGATGAAAACGTGAAAGGACGAAATCTTTTATGATTTCGTCCTTTTTTGATTTCTTTCATGACCTTCCCATCCTTCCCTCTTATTGTCATACAGGATTCAGCATATCTCCCTGACCCTTGCGAATACTACAAATGGGACATAAGAGCCTATAAATCAGGGAGGTCATAATCATGAACAAGAAATTAGTCTATGCTCTAACCGCTGTTCTTTCTTTAGGGGTTTTAGGAGCATGTAACAATACAGACACGAAAGAAAGCTTAAACGATACTAACAACTCAAATGTAGAACGCCTTACGTTTGAAAACCAGGGAAAGGGCGATTCCTACAGCGCTAACGACGGCAACGGCCGCTTTAACGTTCAAGGAGAAATGCGTCAGTATACAATCCCTGGCGGAGATATGAACGGAATGCGTGAAAATGTTGAGAAGTATGTACCTGATCAGTTTGAACAATACATGCAAGACGGCGAAAAACGTCGTCAATATCGTCAAGGTAAAGGCGATGGCAATGGACAGACTCAGTACTCACAGCCTGACCAAAACCAAACACCAAATCAAAATAACCAGAACCAGCAAAAGCAGCAAACTGAACAGCAAAAAGAGCAAACTGAAAAAGCTCAAAGCGACTTCAAAGCAAAAGTAGTTGAATTAACAAACAAAGAACGTAAAAAGAAAGGCTTACCTGCTTTAAAAGCAGATGCTGAACTTCGCGGGGTTGCCCAGAAGAAATCTGAGGATATGGTGAAGAACGATTACTTCTCTCACACTTCTCCTCGTTACGGAAGCCCATTTGAAATGATGCAAAACTTCGGCGTGGATTATAAAACAGCAGCGGAAAACATTGCTGCTGGTCAACAGACTCCAGAAAAAGTTGTTCAACAGTGGATGAATAGTGCAGGACACCGTAAAAACATTTTAAATAAAAATGTAACACACATCGGTATTGGTATTGCTAAAGGCGGAGAAATGGGTATTTACTGGACACAAATGTTTATTCAGAAATAAAGAATTGAAAAATCTCAGAGCTCATTATGAGCTCTGAGATTTTTTGTGTAAGGGGTATTTGTGGTTTGGTCTCTTGGCTGGGCGTTCGGACGCTTTTTGGGAGGGTACTGATGTTTTGGAGCGGTGTCCTGATGCTTTCGGGCGTGGTACTGACGATTTCGGGCGGTGTCCTGATGCTTTCGGGCGTGGTGCTGACGCTTTCGGGCGTGGTACTGACGTAGTACTGACACTTTGCCAGAGCGCCCTGGCTTAGCAGCATTTAAAAATCCCCCATTTGAGCCAAATGCTCAAATGGGGGATCAATATAGTTATGCTTGCTGTGCAATGGCTTCTTTACTCTCTAATTCGATGACATTTCGTTGTTCGTTGTGGCGGTTGACGGTTTTCACATTAAGTGTGCCATCGAACTTGTCGCCTTCTTGTGTAGTAAAGGTTACTTCTACATCCTTATTTTCCTCTTTTCGATGTTCGAACATTTCATATTGATCCACGTTATTTAACGTTAAATCACAGTGTTTCTTTCCATCTACTTGAGTAATGACATATGTTCCATGAGCAAATCGGATTGACTCGCCACTTTTTGTCATATATACATCTTTTAATTCTTGTTCTTGTGCTGGCATTCCTTGATCCCTCCATGAAAATGTCTTGTACAGTTTAATTGACGTTTTCTGCACTTTTTAAACCTCTAAAAGGGTTTGCACCAACTCATTCGCCCCCCCATATGATACATAAAAGCTTGATATGGGAGGCTTTATACGTGGCAAAAGAACTTCCTTTTTTTCACAAACCATTAGCTCTTTTTTTATTGGAAATGTGTGAAATTACGTATGAACAGTACAAACAAAAAGGGTTATTCGCGATTCCAAAGGGATTCACATTAGTCGATTCCTTTAAGGCCGCTTCTATTCAGGATATGGAATGGTTTGGTTTTATAATTGAAAGCAACGATGCTGTTATCATCGCTTTTCGAGGAACTCAGTCAGAGCCCGACTGGATTGCTGATGCACGCGTTTATGAAACCCCATTCCCCTATATGGAGGATGCGGGGTTAGTGCACACTGGTTTTTTAACCGTGTATGATTCTTGTCGAGATGCGATATTTGAAGCCTATAAAAAAGTATCCCCCCACAAAACCCTTTATATCACAGGACACAGCCTTGGCGCAGCTCTTTCCACCCTTCATGCCCTCGATGCATCCTTGCACGCCCCGTTTCCTCAGATTGTGATGTATAACTACGCTAGTCCCCGCGTGGGTAACAAGGAATTTACGATCACCTATCGAAACCGTGTCCCTTTGAGCATTCGATTTGTGAATGTACACGACGTTGTCACCAAAGTTCCTCCGACCATTATTTATTGCCCGATTACAAAGCAAGTCTGGTACTATGCCCATGTTAAAGCCCAGATGTCGTTTTCTATCCAGACAGAAACCATCTCAGGAAACCATAGCCTGGTCACCTATAAGAAAGGGATTGAACAATTTTTATAGCGTCAGACGCCTAGTCTTCAAAATTGTACAAAATTCTTCTTCATTTGGTATAACTAAACCTCAGATTCGCGCATACAATATATTAGAATATTCAGATAATATAAAGTTAGGGGCCCCCACTCTATCTTTTGTCGATGACCATAAGCTTCGGAAAAAAATCAATCTTTGAGAGGTGTGACGTATATGTTATCGATTAAGACGCTGAAGCCCTTTTATGTAAAGCAAGAAACTCGGAATATCCGGATTATGTTAGCTTATCAATACTTCACCATTCATATTGATGGAGACGTCTATCAATTTGTACCCATTGAGGGTCGGGAAATTGTTGTGAACCGCAAGACAAAGCGAATTGAAAACGCGAAAGACATTCTTGTCTTCCAAAAAGGCAAACATATGATTCAAATTTCAATTGAAGAGCTTCTGGATATCCCTGAATTCTTAACACATGTTCACTCAATCGCTCATCGTTATTTAACAAAGCAACTTCCTGTTACTTTAGAGAAATCAGGTGATATCATTTATGAATTAGAGCGCCAAAATGCTATGCGACTCATTGATGAAGCCATTGACCAGAACGATAAGGAAGCGTTCCTTGAGCTTTGCAGCTACATGAATGAACACTTTGCTGTATCACATGAAACTCAAAAATAACCCCTGTCACTTCAGCGCTTTTTATTGAGATGGTCTCTCGTTGAGGAAGCGTGATGAAGTGATAGGGTCTATTTTTTACTTATACTTATAATAATCTGTAGAAATTTCTCGAATAAATCGACTCGGTTCACCAAGAGTGAGTAACGATAGTTCATGCATAGCCCTTGTACAAGCTGTATAGAAAAGATGACGGTCTAATTGAAACTGGTAGTTCTCATCGGATGCATCATGGAGAAGGACAGCGTCAAATTCAATTCCTTTTGCTAAATACACAGGAATAACAATTATGCCTTTTGTGAACGTGTACGTGTCTTTATCCATAAGACGAACGGGAATATCTTTAGATACCAGGACATCGTAAGCTTTTTGACTTTCCTCTGCCGTCTTACAAATAATAGCGATCGTTTCATACTTCTTCTCACCAAGGCGATACAATTCTTTAATGAGCGAATGTTGATGTTCTTCTTGAGTGGCAGTGCTCACAAGTAGTGGCATGACTCCTTCACGATTGAAGGGTTGAATGCTCTCTCCGCCTGGAATCAATTGTTTTGTGAACTCTATAATTTGGCGTGTAGAGCGATAACTCCGAAGAAGCGTTAAATATTCTGCACGATTTGCTTCATAAAGGTCCTCAGACAGAAGATTCGGCGCATGAAGCGTATGAGCATAGATGGCTTGGTTATAATCTCCGAGCACCGTCATACGACTGTAAGGAAATAGTTTTTTCAAAAAGGCAAACTGAAACGGGGAGTAATCTTGTGCCTCATCTATAAATAAATAACGAATGTGATTATAGATATGCGTTCCTTTAATAAGGTCTTCTAAATATAAGAAAGGCGTCACATCCTCATAGAACAGGGTGCCATGTTCTAATTGATCCGTTGTTTGGTTTGCGGCCTCTTTGCTAAGCCCAGTTCTCGATTGAAATAGTGACTTATAGATCGTTTTCATGTTCAAGAACTGCAGATCATGAATTTTTCGCTTAATGGGTTTTGTATATTTCTTAACGATTGCCTTTGATAACAGTTTTTGTTCGAGTACGGCATCATCAAATGTTTCGGCATTGCCTCTGTATCCTGCTTGTAATTTTTGATGAATTTTTAGGTATTCTTCTTTTCCCAATAACTCAATTTCTTCCTCGACCCATTCTTTAGAGCGTTCTCTCTTCTCCATAGCTTCGATTTCACTGAGTAACCAATTAACTACCTCCTCCAGACGATTCGGTATGGAGATAAAAGGATCCAGGGTATAGAAGTGGTTCTCTATTTCCTCTTTGGAGACGATAATTTCTCCTCGGAATTTAATATTTTTAAATGCTAATCCCTTTTTAGCAAGGGAATCTGCATAATGATCTACATCTTCCTTAAATTGAAGCGTCGCCTTATATTGGACTCCTTCTAAGCGTGTTTCATAGGTTTCATTGCGTTCTGCCGTCAGCAAATATTCTAGCTGATCATAAGCATCCTCGTATTGAAGCCTCGTTTGCAGGCGATCTTCCATATATTCTTGAAAGGTGGTCTGCGCAATGTTTTCCTCTCCTAATTCAGGGAGGACATTAGCCACATAGCTGTTAAACATCGGATTTGGGGAAAATAGCATCATTTGATCCGCTGTAATCTTCGTTCGATACCGATAGAGTAGGTAAGCGACTCGTTGAAGCGCTGCAGATGTCTTTCCGCTACCGGCAACACCCTGAACAACTAAAAAGGGGCGTTGATCATATCGGATAATTTGGTTCTGCTCCTTCTGAATGGTAGCAACGATACTCTTCATTTGGGTATTAGCTTGGTTTCCAAGGACTTCTTGAAGGAGCTCATCCCCTATCGTGACACCGGTATCAAACATCCCTTTAATTTCTCCCTGGCGTATGATGTATTGGCGTTTCACATCCATAGTCCCCTCAATAGTCCCTTCTGGTGTATCGTACTCTGCAGGTCCCGGAGAATAATCGTAGTAAAGGCTAGAGATCGGAGCTCTCCAATCATAGACGAGGAAATTCTCATCCTGCCGGTCCATTAAAGAAGAGATCCCTATGTACACTTGATCTGTCTCCTGACTACGGGCTTCTGTGAAATCCACCCGCCCGAAATAAGGAGAGCTCTTCATCCGCTTCAGCGTTTTTAGTTGATCATAGACATGCTTATGGCTCCGCTCTCGCTCACCTAACAGTTCGGCCTGCTGACGGAGACTGTTGTAAGTTTCCATAATATCATCAGGCTCATCAATATTAACCGTTACATCTTCCCAGAATGTTTCCCGGAGGCCAATGACCTCTTCTTTTACATCTCCTGCTTTCTCTTGGATATCCTCTACTTTCTGTTCAATCTCTTGAACCACTTTGTCTACCCGCTCTTGTTCTCGCTGCCGCTCATCCACAGGAAACTCCCCCTTCTGCATGTATTTCTATACTTATCTTTTTTTCTTAACTTCACTCGGTAAGGTGAGACTCAACAACCATTAACATAGCCTTTTCAAACCCACCTTATACTTTCACTCAACGACTTGCTGGCCAAATTGAACGTCAACGAGACTTCGGTAAAAACCACCGTGAGAAACTAATTGGTCATGTGTCCCTCTTTCAATAATCGAACCATTTTGAAGCACGACAATTTGATCGGCTTGATAGATGGTATGCAAACGGTGAGCAATCACGAAACTGGTGCGCCCTTTCATTAACTTCTTAAGAGCGTCATTAATCTTCATCTCTGTTAATGTATCTATACTACTCGTTGCTTCATCTAAAATCAGAATGGCAGGGTCTTTAATCATGGCTCTAGCAATAGAGAGAAGCTGCTTCTGGCCTTGACTGATACTAGCGCCTGAAGATTGCAGAATCGTATCATATCCATCTGGAAGCTTACAAATGAAAGAATGAGCGTTTGCCTCCTGAGCCGCTTTCTCCACCTCTTCATTAGTCGCGTCAAGTTTTCCATACCGTATATTCTCTCGAATGGACGTCTCAAATAAGAAGGAGTCTTGAAGAACGACTGCCATTTGTGTCCGTAAACTTTCTCTCGTAATTTGTTTCGTATCTTTTTGATCCACGAGTATCCGTCCTTGATCAGGATCGTAGAAACGAAGAAGTAACGAAATAATAGTTGTTTTCCCTGCGCCTGTCGGACCCACTAATGCAACCGTATCGCCAGGCTTCGCATGGAGGTCAATCTTATGGAGAGTGGCTTGGTCCTCTTCATAAGCGAAAGACACCGATTCAAAACGTACATCCCCTTTTACATTTGTAAGACGAGACTCCTTACCTTCTTTTGCTTCAGGCGCTTCATCCATGACTTGAAACACTCGCTCAGCCCCTGCAACCGCAGAGAGAATCATATTGAACTGATTCGCTAAATCATTCAAAGGCCGCGTGAATTGCCTTGAGTAGGTCGTAAAGGTAACAATAACCCCAACAGAAATAGAACCCTTAACCGCTAAATAGCCACCGGCCCCAACAATAATAGCAAAGCTCACATTATTTAACATATTCATCAATTTAGGAATAAATCCTGTGTAAGTTTGCGCCCAATAGCCTGCTGTCTTTAATTGGGCATTCTTCTCATTAAATTCATCCATGGTTTCTTTCTCTCTTGAGAATAACTTTATAATAGAGTGACCACTTAACGACTCTTCAATATAGCCATTCAGATCTCCGAGGTGCCGTTGCTGATCCTTAAAATATATACTCGTGCGTTTCGTGATCCATTTCATTCCTAAAACTAAAACAGGAACAATGATCAACGTAAGAAGCGTTAGTATGGGACTTAACCAAATCATCATCCCAATGGTCCCTATAAGCACTAATATACTTGTCGTAAACTGAATAATGGATGAGTTCAGGGTTCGGCTAACATTCTCCATATCATTCGTGAGACGGCTCATTAATTCCCCGTGTTGCTGTTTTTGAAAGTAGGAAAGTGAGAGTTTCTGCAAGTGGGCAAATAAATGTTCACGCATGCTGTATACAGTATGTTGTGAGACTCCGATCATCCAGTAATTTTGCAAGATAAGTGCAATCATTTGAAAGAGGTAAATAGCTCCTAAGCCAATGAATAACTGTATTAATTCGCCGGTCTCTACTTTCTCAATAACACGGTCTACAGTTAATCCGAGTACGTAGGGACCAACTAATGAAAGACCAGAACTGATTAGCACCATGAGCATCACAAGGATAAAGAGCCCTTTATGTTGAGCCACATACTTCCAAATTCGTTTCAAAGTAGCACCCATGTCATTAATTTTAGGCGGTTTCTGCCCCATTCTGGCATGGGGATGAGATTTAATAGGAGTTCTCGACATAGTTACCCGCCCCCTTTTGTTGCTGAGATTCGTATAACGTTTGATAAAATGGATTGTTTGTTAGCAACTCATTATGAGTCCCTATCCCCTGCACTTCTCCTTCATGTAGGAGGAGCAGTTGATCCGCTTCCTTTACTGAACTTATTTTCTGGGCAATAATGAATACGGTATAAGGAAGGCGGCTTAACTTTCTTAAAATTTCTGATTCTGTCTTCGCATCTAAAGCACTTGTACTATCGTCTAATATTAATACATCGGGCTTTTTCATAAGTGCTCTCGCTATACAGATCCTCTGCTTTTGCCCACCTGAGAAATTCACACCCTTTTGACCGATTTTGGTATCAAACCCTTTCGGTAAGGCTTTTATAAATTCATATATTCCAGCATCCATTGTAGACTGTCTCAAATCTTCTTCGGTCCCTTCTGGATTTCCCCATAACAAATTCTCTCTTACGGTTCCAGAAAAGAGATGGGCCTCTTGAGGCACAACTCCCACCTTATCTCTTATTTCTGTT
The nucleotide sequence above comes from Pontibacillus chungwhensis. Encoded proteins:
- a CDS encoding CAP domain-containing protein, whose amino-acid sequence is MNKKLVYALTAVLSLGVLGACNNTDTKESLNDTNNSNVERLTFENQGKGDSYSANDGNGRFNVQGEMRQYTIPGGDMNGMRENVEKYVPDQFEQYMQDGEKRRQYRQGKGDGNGQTQYSQPDQNQTPNQNNQNQQKQQTEQQKEQTEKAQSDFKAKVVELTNKERKKKGLPALKADAELRGVAQKKSEDMVKNDYFSHTSPRYGSPFEMMQNFGVDYKTAAENIAAGQQTPEKVVQQWMNSAGHRKNILNKNVTHIGIGIAKGGEMGIYWTQMFIQK
- a CDS encoding lipase family protein, producing MCEITYEQYKQKGLFAIPKGFTLVDSFKAASIQDMEWFGFIIESNDAVIIAFRGTQSEPDWIADARVYETPFPYMEDAGLVHTGFLTVYDSCRDAIFEAYKKVSPHKTLYITGHSLGAALSTLHALDASLHAPFPQIVMYNYASPRVGNKEFTITYRNRVPLSIRFVNVHDVVTKVPPTIIYCPITKQVWYYAHVKAQMSFSIQTETISGNHSLVTYKKGIEQFL
- a CDS encoding IDEAL domain-containing protein, translated to MLSIKTLKPFYVKQETRNIRIMLAYQYFTIHIDGDVYQFVPIEGREIVVNRKTKRIENAKDILVFQKGKHMIQISIEELLDIPEFLTHVHSIAHRYLTKQLPVTLEKSGDIIYELERQNAMRLIDEAIDQNDKEAFLELCSYMNEHFAVSHETQK
- the helD gene encoding RNA polymerase recycling motor HelD; translated protein: MDERQREQERVDKVVQEIEQKVEDIQEKAGDVKEEVIGLRETFWEDVTVNIDEPDDIMETYNSLRQQAELLGERERSHKHVYDQLKTLKRMKSSPYFGRVDFTEARSQETDQVYIGISSLMDRQDENFLVYDWRAPISSLYYDYSPGPAEYDTPEGTIEGTMDVKRQYIIRQGEIKGMFDTGVTIGDELLQEVLGNQANTQMKSIVATIQKEQNQIIRYDQRPFLVVQGVAGSGKTSAALQRVAYLLYRYRTKITADQMMLFSPNPMFNSYVANVLPELGEENIAQTTFQEYMEDRLQTRLQYEDAYDQLEYLLTAERNETYETRLEGVQYKATLQFKEDVDHYADSLAKKGLAFKNIKFRGEIIVSKEEIENHFYTLDPFISIPNRLEEVVNWLLSEIEAMEKRERSKEWVEEEIELLGKEEYLKIHQKLQAGYRGNAETFDDAVLEQKLLSKAIVKKYTKPIKRKIHDLQFLNMKTIYKSLFQSRTGLSKEAANQTTDQLEHGTLFYEDVTPFLYLEDLIKGTHIYNHIRYLFIDEAQDYSPFQFAFLKKLFPYSRMTVLGDYNQAIYAHTLHAPNLLSEDLYEANRAEYLTLLRSYRSTRQIIEFTKQLIPGGESIQPFNREGVMPLLVSTATQEEHQHSLIKELYRLGEKKYETIAIICKTAEESQKAYDVLVSKDIPVRLMDKDTYTFTKGIIVIPVYLAKGIEFDAVLLHDASDENYQFQLDRHLFYTACTRAMHELSLLTLGEPSRFIREISTDYYKYK
- a CDS encoding ABC transporter ATP-binding protein, encoding MSRTPIKSHPHARMGQKPPKINDMGATLKRIWKYVAQHKGLFILVMLMVLISSGLSLVGPYVLGLTVDRVIEKVETGELIQLFIGLGAIYLFQMIALILQNYWMIGVSQHTVYSMREHLFAHLQKLSLSYFQKQQHGELMSRLTNDMENVSRTLNSSIIQFTTSILVLIGTIGMMIWLSPILTLLTLIIVPVLVLGMKWITKRTSIYFKDQQRHLGDLNGYIEESLSGHSIIKLFSREKETMDEFNEKNAQLKTAGYWAQTYTGFIPKLMNMLNNVSFAIIVGAGGYLAVKGSISVGVIVTFTTYSRQFTRPLNDLANQFNMILSAVAGAERVFQVMDEAPEAKEGKESRLTNVKGDVRFESVSFAYEEDQATLHKIDLHAKPGDTVALVGPTGAGKTTIISLLLRFYDPDQGRILVDQKDTKQITRESLRTQMAVVLQDSFLFETSIRENIRYGKLDATNEEVEKAAQEANAHSFICKLPDGYDTILQSSGASISQGQKQLLSIARAMIKDPAILILDEATSSIDTLTEMKINDALKKLMKGRTSFVIAHRLHTIYQADQIVVLQNGSIIERGTHDQLVSHGGFYRSLVDVQFGQQVVE